The proteins below are encoded in one region of Macrococcus armenti:
- a CDS encoding sensor histidine kinase: protein MIKPQSLRIKWMLLTTTISFVVFMLFSCLIIFLISVYQKEHEEKSAYKNLSDISVILESRNIAELKVEDIVKALPKEDTLIYFNRKGDEIFKISGDALNPVDVKFNPTTKSVIRDERYHDKSYVTIYTPFRNANFNGYLVLVHSLSNYNNIIEFLIIISTFSSLMGLLLTALLSYIFSGQITKPIRMIALKMQQIKRDGFQKKLQLETQYNETNDLIHTFNSMMSQLEQSFDQQKQFVEDASHELRTPLQIINGHLNLIKRWGKHNPDILEESLSISIEEMNRINKLVEELLILSKDLSYVDQSNIEAIDINGEIKSRMNAFSQLKPDYNFEFHSALDKIELIINRYHFEQILTIFLDNAIKYDQTNKHITIRTSKKSKMIQIEIIDNGEGIPKHDLNNIFDRFYRVDKSRARTKGGNGLGLSIAKKLIESYSGNVRIESEVDVFTKVIIQFPSRP, encoded by the coding sequence ATGATTAAACCTCAATCTCTTCGAATTAAATGGATGTTACTGACTACAACAATATCGTTTGTAGTTTTTATGTTGTTTAGCTGCTTAATTATCTTCCTCATTAGTGTTTATCAGAAAGAACATGAAGAAAAGAGTGCTTACAAAAATTTATCTGATATATCAGTTATATTAGAGTCGCGCAACATTGCAGAATTAAAAGTAGAGGATATTGTTAAAGCACTTCCGAAAGAAGATACTTTAATTTATTTCAATAGAAAAGGTGATGAAATATTTAAAATAAGTGGAGATGCACTTAATCCTGTGGATGTAAAATTTAATCCAACAACTAAAAGTGTTATACGGGATGAAAGGTATCATGATAAATCATATGTTACCATTTACACACCATTTAGAAATGCCAACTTTAATGGTTACTTAGTATTAGTGCACTCACTATCCAATTATAATAATATAATCGAATTTTTAATTATAATCAGTACTTTTTCAAGCTTGATGGGATTACTTTTAACTGCTTTATTAAGTTATATTTTTTCTGGACAGATTACTAAACCAATCAGAATGATTGCTTTAAAAATGCAGCAAATTAAACGTGACGGCTTTCAGAAAAAGTTGCAACTTGAAACACAATACAATGAAACGAATGATTTAATTCATACGTTTAATAGTATGATGTCCCAACTTGAACAATCTTTTGATCAGCAAAAACAGTTTGTTGAAGATGCATCACATGAATTAAGAACTCCGTTACAAATTATTAATGGGCACCTTAATTTAATTAAACGATGGGGTAAGCATAATCCAGATATATTAGAAGAATCACTCTCGATTTCTATAGAGGAGATGAATCGTATTAATAAACTCGTTGAAGAGTTGTTAATATTGTCGAAAGACCTTTCATATGTTGACCAATCAAATATAGAAGCGATTGATATAAATGGGGAAATAAAATCCAGAATGAATGCTTTTTCTCAATTAAAGCCGGATTATAATTTTGAATTTCATAGTGCGCTGGACAAAATAGAATTAATTATAAACAGATATCATTTTGAACAAATATTAACGATTTTCCTGGATAATGCAATTAAGTATGATCAAACGAATAAACATATTACAATCAGGACTAGTAAAAAAAGCAAGATGATTCAAATTGAAATCATTGATAATGGAGAAGGCATTCCAAAACATGACCTTAATAATATATTTGATCGGTTTTACCGCGTTGATAAATCTAGAGCACGAACGAAAGGCGGTAATGGGCTCGGTTTATCCATTGCAAAGAAACTTATAGAATCTTATTCTGGGAATGTAAGAATAGAGAGTGAAGTAGATGTTTTTACTAAAGTGATTATTCAATTTCCATCTAGGCCATAA
- the odhB gene encoding 2-oxoglutarate dehydrogenase complex dihydrolipoyllysine-residue succinyltransferase has translation MAEIRVPELAESITEGTISTWFKQVGDSVEKGENIVELETDKVNVEVISEEAGVVTELKAAEGDTVEVGSVIAIVEAGGAAPSSKPAEKDTAAPVQTEEKKEVQVQETAEIKSERIVATPSARRYARENGIDLSEVNSKDPRGLIRSHDVKNAQSQPAPAPAQKTETKKQAESNPAKPVVREKMSRRRQTIAKKLIEVSNNTAMLTTFNEVDMTNVMELRKRKKDKFQEDHNGTRLGFMSFFTKAVVAALKKYPAVNAEIDGDDLILKQFYDIGVAVSTEEGLVVPVVRDCDKKNFAEIEGSIYELAVKARDKKLALDDMMGGSFTITNGGVFGSLMSTPIINGTQAAILGMHSIVTRPVAIDKERMENRPMMYIALSYDHRIIDGKEAVGFLKTVKELIESPEDLLLES, from the coding sequence TTGGCTGAAATCAGAGTTCCAGAATTAGCAGAATCAATAACAGAAGGTACGATCTCAACATGGTTTAAACAAGTAGGAGATAGCGTTGAAAAGGGCGAGAACATCGTTGAACTTGAAACAGATAAAGTAAACGTTGAAGTAATTTCAGAAGAAGCAGGTGTTGTTACGGAATTAAAAGCTGCTGAAGGAGACACTGTTGAAGTTGGTTCAGTTATTGCGATCGTTGAGGCAGGTGGTGCAGCACCATCAAGCAAACCAGCTGAAAAAGATACAGCAGCACCTGTACAAACTGAAGAGAAAAAAGAAGTACAAGTTCAGGAAACTGCTGAAATTAAATCTGAACGTATTGTTGCTACACCATCTGCAAGACGTTATGCACGTGAAAACGGTATTGATTTAAGTGAGGTAAACAGTAAAGATCCTAGAGGACTTATTCGTTCACATGACGTTAAAAATGCACAATCTCAACCGGCACCTGCTCCAGCACAAAAAACAGAAACAAAAAAACAAGCAGAATCAAATCCGGCAAAACCAGTCGTTCGTGAAAAAATGTCACGTCGTCGTCAGACAATTGCAAAAAAATTAATAGAAGTTTCTAATAATACAGCAATGTTAACTACATTTAATGAAGTTGATATGACAAATGTTATGGAATTACGTAAACGCAAAAAGGATAAGTTCCAGGAAGATCATAACGGTACACGTCTTGGATTTATGTCTTTCTTTACGAAAGCAGTAGTTGCAGCACTTAAAAAATACCCAGCTGTTAACGCTGAAATTGATGGAGACGACTTAATTTTAAAACAATTTTATGATATTGGTGTAGCTGTTTCTACTGAAGAAGGTCTAGTTGTTCCTGTTGTTCGTGACTGCGATAAGAAAAACTTCGCTGAAATTGAAGGAAGTATTTATGAGCTTGCTGTTAAAGCAAGAGATAAGAAATTAGCATTAGATGACATGATGGGTGGTTCATTTACAATCACAAATGGTGGTGTATTCGGATCATTAATGTCAACGCCAATTATCAATGGAACTCAAGCTGCAATTTTAGGTATGCATTCAATCGTTACACGACCTGTAGCAATTGATAAAGAAAGAATGGAAAATCGTCCAATGATGTATATTGCATTAAGTTATGACCATAGAATCATTGATGGTAAAGAAGCAGTTGGATTCTTAAAAACAGTTAAAGAATTAATTGAAAGCCCTGAAGATTTATTGCTTGAAAGCTAA
- a CDS encoding DUF6501 family protein translates to MLHEEWLNKNAIKQVEVINVDAKKYKVDSMLTIGKVYDVVNETEEYYQIKDNSGKIGGYYKSYFKEL, encoded by the coding sequence ATGTTACATGAAGAATGGCTAAACAAAAATGCAATTAAACAAGTAGAAGTTATAAATGTTGATGCAAAAAAATATAAAGTTGATAGCATGCTTACGATTGGCAAAGTATATGATGTTGTAAATGAAACCGAAGAATATTATCAAATAAAAGACAATAGTGGTAAAATCGGTGGATATTATAAATCATATTTTAAGGAACTATAA
- a CDS encoding 2-oxoglutarate dehydrogenase E1 component, with the protein MTKGKNLEEAPPRFGTNLGILLEMFDEYQNDPSSVSDELQVLFSNIQSGNSNLKGVSNADATVVKNLMRLVDNIRQYGHLKADIYPLYKPKRDQQIKLTLEDFNLTEEVLKQLPASLVSDHYGERLSNAFEAITEMQQTYQGPIAYEVSHINNTEEREWLKTTIESNVKRDFSTEERIELLKSVARVEGFEKYIHKNFVGAKRFSIEGVDALVPMLEQIIKISNENNISDIEIGMAHRGRLNVLTHILEKPYEMMLSEFMHTDPMKFLPEDGSLVVTKGWTGDVKYHLGGTKITERFGNKQMISLANNPSHLEIVAPVVLGKTRAVQEVTEGVNKPVQDFNKALAILIHGDAAFPGQGINFESMNLSNLDGYSVGGSIHIITNNRVGFTTEPYDSRSTTYATDVAKGYDLPIIHVNADDLEACIEAVELAMQYRQKFNKDFVIDLVGYRRYGHNEMDEPTVTNPMLYKEVKGHPSIELLYGKSLVEASVITEQEMNAIFEEVNEKLSQAHDRIDKSTVNTDSDMKMPQTVETGYDKIDTGVSLERLKTLNDNMLTTPEGFTVFNKLQKILERRNDPFTKDGLVDWGHAELLAYGTIIQDGNPVRHTGQDAERGTFAHRHALLHDVENGVQYVPLQNIEGAKSSFDIHNSPLSEAAVVGFEYGYNLQNHQALAVWEAQYGDFANMAQMIFDNFISSAEAKWGEKSGLTVLLPHAFEGQGPEHSSARLERFLQLAAENNWTVANLTSSANYFHLLRRQAHYLGTDKMRPLIVMSPKSLLRNNFVSDTIDKFTEGGFKAIISNQYKKTKVKKLLIASGKVAVDLMTELSKNPNDEIHVIRLEQIYPFPKEDIKAIIDDIKGLSEIGFVQEEPQNQGSWHYIYPLLNEIKPEKVKLAYYGRPHRAAPAEGDNEIHKIVQSKLISEALNI; encoded by the coding sequence ATGACAAAAGGTAAAAACCTAGAGGAAGCACCTCCTAGATTTGGTACAAATTTAGGAATTCTTCTTGAAATGTTTGATGAATATCAAAATGATCCATCATCAGTCTCTGATGAACTACAAGTACTGTTTTCAAACATTCAAAGTGGGAACAGCAACTTAAAAGGGGTAAGTAATGCTGATGCAACAGTCGTTAAAAACTTAATGAGGCTAGTTGATAATATCAGGCAATATGGGCATTTAAAGGCAGATATATATCCTTTATATAAACCTAAGCGTGATCAGCAAATTAAATTAACACTTGAAGATTTCAACTTAACTGAAGAAGTTTTGAAACAGTTACCGGCATCTCTAGTTTCTGACCATTACGGTGAAAGATTGTCAAACGCATTTGAAGCAATTACTGAAATGCAGCAGACATATCAAGGACCTATCGCTTATGAAGTTTCTCACATTAATAATACTGAAGAGCGTGAATGGTTAAAAACTACAATAGAAAGTAATGTTAAACGTGACTTTTCAACTGAAGAGCGAATTGAACTTTTAAAAAGTGTTGCGCGTGTTGAAGGATTTGAAAAGTACATTCATAAAAATTTTGTTGGCGCAAAACGTTTTTCTATTGAGGGCGTTGATGCATTAGTACCAATGCTTGAACAAATTATTAAAATTTCTAATGAAAATAACATTTCTGATATTGAAATTGGAATGGCGCACCGTGGCCGCCTGAACGTATTAACACATATTCTTGAAAAACCATATGAAATGATGCTTTCAGAATTCATGCATACAGATCCTATGAAGTTTTTACCAGAAGATGGTTCTCTCGTAGTAACAAAAGGCTGGACTGGAGATGTTAAGTATCATTTAGGTGGTACTAAAATCACTGAACGTTTTGGTAACAAACAGATGATTTCGTTAGCAAATAACCCTTCACATCTTGAAATCGTTGCACCTGTCGTTTTAGGTAAAACGAGAGCAGTTCAAGAAGTGACTGAAGGCGTTAACAAACCAGTTCAGGACTTTAATAAAGCATTAGCAATTTTAATTCATGGTGATGCAGCCTTTCCTGGACAAGGGATTAACTTTGAAAGTATGAACTTGAGTAACTTAGATGGATATTCGGTTGGTGGTTCTATCCACATCATTACGAATAACCGAGTAGGATTTACTACAGAGCCTTATGATTCACGTTCAACGACTTATGCTACAGACGTTGCCAAAGGTTATGATTTGCCAATCATTCATGTAAATGCAGATGATCTTGAGGCTTGTATTGAAGCAGTAGAATTAGCGATGCAGTATCGTCAGAAATTCAATAAGGATTTTGTTATCGATCTCGTTGGATACCGTCGTTATGGACATAATGAAATGGATGAGCCGACTGTAACAAATCCAATGTTATATAAAGAAGTTAAAGGTCATCCGAGTATTGAACTACTTTACGGTAAATCACTCGTTGAAGCATCTGTAATTACAGAACAAGAAATGAATGCAATATTTGAAGAAGTGAATGAAAAACTAAGCCAGGCACATGATAGAATTGATAAATCTACAGTTAATACTGATAGTGACATGAAAATGCCACAAACAGTAGAAACGGGATATGACAAAATCGATACGGGTGTTTCACTTGAAAGATTAAAAACGCTTAATGACAATATGCTGACGACACCAGAAGGATTTACTGTGTTTAACAAGCTTCAGAAGATTCTTGAAAGACGTAACGACCCATTTACAAAAGATGGATTAGTCGACTGGGGACATGCAGAGTTATTAGCATATGGAACAATCATTCAGGATGGTAATCCAGTACGTCATACTGGACAGGATGCAGAACGTGGAACATTCGCACATCGCCATGCATTATTACACGATGTTGAAAATGGTGTACAATATGTCCCACTTCAAAATATTGAAGGTGCGAAAAGTTCATTTGATATTCATAACTCACCATTATCAGAAGCAGCTGTAGTTGGCTTTGAATATGGTTATAACTTACAGAATCATCAAGCTTTAGCAGTTTGGGAAGCACAATATGGTGACTTTGCGAATATGGCACAAATGATTTTTGATAACTTCATTAGTAGTGCTGAAGCGAAATGGGGAGAAAAGAGTGGTTTAACGGTATTATTACCGCATGCATTTGAAGGTCAGGGTCCTGAGCACTCTTCGGCAAGGTTAGAGCGTTTTCTACAACTTGCAGCTGAAAACAATTGGACTGTCGCAAACTTAACTAGCTCAGCAAACTACTTCCATTTATTAAGACGACAAGCACATTATTTAGGTACTGATAAGATGCGTCCTTTAATCGTAATGAGTCCAAAGAGCTTATTACGTAACAATTTCGTATCAGATACAATTGATAAATTCACTGAAGGTGGATTTAAAGCAATTATTTCAAATCAGTATAAGAAAACAAAAGTTAAAAAGTTATTAATTGCAAGTGGTAAAGTTGCAGTTGATCTCATGACAGAATTATCGAAAAATCCAAATGATGAAATTCATGTCATCAGATTGGAACAAATATATCCATTCCCGAAAGAAGACATTAAGGCAATTATTGATGATATTAAAGGTTTATCTGAAATCGGTTTTGTTCAGGAAGAACCACAAAATCAAGGGTCATGGCATTATATTTATCCGTTATTAAATGAAATTAAGCCTGAAAAAGTAAAATTAGCTTACTATGGACGTCCACATCGTGCAGCTCCGGCAGAAGGCGATAACGAAATCCATAAAATTGTACAATCAAAGCTTATTAGCGAAGCGTTAAACATTTAA
- a CDS encoding ATP-binding protein, translated as MSGMIKYQNNDKSVLNDALGMLNLKKNVLLKGPTGSGKTKLAETLSHELNLKMNSINCSVDLDAESLLGYKTIENINGESQIIFVDGPVIEAMREGNILYIDEINMAKPETLPILNGVLDYRRTVTNPFTGEVIKAHDNFKVIAAINVGYVGTLPMNEALKNRFVVIDMEYISGEILKTVIKEQTLISDEQLINQIIKFNRDLITMASQGQISEEASSIRALLDFCDLTTIMPVERAAKRAIIDKLDDEREQNAIINAMELNF; from the coding sequence ATGTCAGGAATGATAAAATATCAAAATAATGATAAAAGTGTATTGAATGATGCGCTTGGAATGCTTAATCTAAAGAAAAACGTGTTACTAAAGGGCCCAACTGGATCAGGAAAAACAAAATTAGCTGAAACTTTAAGTCACGAATTAAACTTAAAAATGAACAGTATTAACTGTTCTGTTGATTTAGATGCTGAAAGTTTACTAGGATATAAAACTATAGAAAATATTAATGGTGAAAGTCAGATTATTTTTGTTGATGGCCCAGTTATTGAAGCGATGCGTGAAGGAAATATATTATATATTGATGAAATTAATATGGCTAAACCAGAAACATTGCCGATATTAAATGGTGTGCTGGATTACAGAAGAACAGTGACGAACCCATTCACTGGTGAAGTGATTAAAGCACACGATAACTTTAAAGTTATCGCGGCGATTAATGTTGGGTATGTTGGTACATTGCCGATGAATGAAGCATTAAAAAATCGATTTGTTGTAATTGATATGGAATATATTTCAGGTGAAATATTAAAAACTGTTATAAAAGAACAAACGTTAATTTCAGATGAGCAGCTCATCAATCAAATTATTAAATTTAATCGCGACTTAATTACGATGGCAAGTCAAGGTCAAATTAGTGAGGAAGCAAGTTCTATACGTGCTTTACTAGATTTTTGTGATTTAACAACGATTATGCCTGTTGAGCGTGCTGCAAAACGTGCTATTATCGATAAGCTTGATGACGAGCGTGAACAAAATGCAATCATTAATGCTATGGAATTGAATTTCTGA
- a CDS encoding VOC family protein produces the protein METIGLHHVTVATHDIQRFYNFYNKLLGLKLIKESMNIENDAMKHLYFGDNNGNAGTLLSVLEVANPFTIEDCSDEIYAYSFRVPTDYSLYVFKQRFDAANVKYETVIKINGKHALPFYDCDGRKVYLISDELNNGIPLGEPTPDSAVDALHQILGLGPVFLKLSNVMLTASLLTQVLNLSPATRYMLPSFNKEVQVLQSGLGGNGGEIHMIPYERTEKSKALNIEQVAFTVSREALASFKQKLEEVNIPHSKISDRKYYETIFIKDLSGIIFEISTETHFK, from the coding sequence ATGGAGACGATTGGTTTACATCATGTAACAGTAGCAACACATGATATACAAAGGTTTTATAATTTCTATAATAAATTGCTAGGTCTTAAACTTATTAAGGAAAGTATGAATATTGAAAATGATGCAATGAAGCATTTATATTTCGGAGATAATAATGGGAATGCGGGCACACTTTTATCAGTACTCGAGGTGGCAAATCCATTTACAATTGAAGATTGTAGTGACGAAATATATGCATACTCATTCAGAGTTCCAACCGATTACAGTTTATATGTATTTAAACAGAGATTTGATGCTGCAAATGTCAAGTACGAAACTGTCATCAAAATAAATGGAAAGCATGCATTGCCGTTTTATGATTGTGATGGTCGTAAAGTATATTTAATTTCTGATGAATTAAACAATGGTATTCCGTTAGGTGAGCCAACACCCGATAGCGCTGTAGATGCGCTACATCAAATACTTGGTCTCGGCCCCGTATTTCTTAAATTAAGCAATGTAATGTTGACTGCAAGTTTATTAACGCAAGTGTTAAATTTATCTCCAGCTACGCGATATATGTTACCGTCCTTTAATAAGGAAGTGCAAGTTCTTCAATCGGGACTTGGAGGGAACGGTGGAGAAATTCATATGATACCATATGAGAGAACAGAAAAAAGTAAAGCATTAAATATTGAACAAGTAGCATTCACGGTGTCTCGTGAAGCGTTAGCATCGTTTAAGCAGAAGTTAGAAGAAGTGAATATTCCACATTCAAAAATTAGTGATCGTAAATATTATGAAACGATTTTTATCAAGGATTTAAGTGGCATCATCTTTGAAATCAGTACAGAAACGCATTTCAAATAA